The Candidatus Edwardsbacteria bacterium sequence GCCGGGTGATCCGGGATGCCGGCGGCTCCGTAACCAAGATCGTGGAGGCCAGGGACGCATCGCCGGAAGAGCTGGCGGTCAGGGAGATCAACCCCGCCATCTATTCCTTTGAAAATCAGAAGTTGGTAGAGGCCCTCTCACAGTTAAAGCCCAATAACAAGCAGGGCGAATATTATCTGACCGACGTGATCGGGATATTCAGAGCAAAAGGGATGAAGATCGCGGCCCAGATCGTCGAGGACAGCCGGGAGGTGCTGGGCATCAACACCCCGGAGGAGTTGGTGGAGTGCGAAAAATATCTTAAGACAAATGTTCAAAATGCTTGAAAGGAAATAAAGGTTATAAATGTCTCCGGTTGATTTTAAAAATCGCCCGGCCAAGACCGGCCGCAACAAATACCTGCCACTGGCGGTGATATTCCTGATCATCGTACTGGCGGTCATCGGCGGTTCGGTCTATCTGCGATGGCGGCAGAACCGGCAGGCCGATCTCAAGCAGAGAAAGGCCCAGATCCGGGTTGAGGTGCTCAACGGGACCAAGAAAAGCGGCCTGGGACAGGAAGTGGCCCAGCAGCTGCGCAAAAGCGGCTTCGACGTGGTGGACATCGCCAACGCCGAGAACGACAGCTTCCCGGAGACGGTGGTGGTGGACCGGGCCGACGACGGACAGAGCAACGCCATTCTGGTGGCCAAGGAGCTCAGATGCAAAAACATAATACCCCAAATAGAACCAACATCATTATTGGAGGTCACAGTAATAATTGGCCAAGATCATCTTAAAGAAAAGAAAAAAGGCTTCCTCGGCATCAGCTTCTGATGTCTTGAAGAAGAGGCCTGCAGCAAGGTCCAGGATCAAACCCGGCACCGCCAAGGCCAAGAGCCTGGCCCGGAAGAAACCGGCGGCGCCCAAAATCAAAACCCCGGCCAAGGTTCTGGTCGCCGGCCCCGGCCAGCTGCTGGCCAGGGAGATCGCCCAGCTGACCCTCAACAAGAAGGCCTTCGATGTGACGGTGCTGGACGTCAGGGGGCTTTCCACCGCCGCGGACTTTTTCGTGATCGCCTCCGGCGCCACCGACATCCAGATCCGGGCCATCCGCCGGGCCATCGAGGAGGGCCTGCAGCCCAAGGGCATTAAGGCCCTGCACATCGAGGGCGAAAAGACCGCCTCCTGGCTGCTGATGGATTACGTGGACGTGGTGGTGCATATCATGCAGCCCCGGGTGCGCGATTATTACAACCTGGAAGCCCTGTGGGGCGACGCCCCCAGGGAAGAAATAAAGGAGTGACCTAACCCCGACCCTTCCCCGCCAGGGAAGGGAGAGGTTGCTATATTTTATGATAAAAGACTACCTGCGCAAGAACATATCCCAAACCATCGAACAGATTCTGGGGGTTAATATCCCGCTGGCTGAGATCGGGCTGGAGAAGCCCAAGCAGGATGGACATGGCGATTGGTCCACCAATATCGCCCTGAACCTGTCCAAGAGCCTGAAGGAGAATCCCCGGAAGCTGGCCGACAGGATCACGGCCTCGCTGAAGCTTGATCCCGAGCTGGTGTCCCAGACCGAGGTGGCCGGGCCGGGCTTCATAAATTTCAAGCTGGCCTCCGGCTGGCTGTACAGCGAGCTGGTGACCCTGCTGGACAGGAAGAATTCCTTCGGCTGCTGCGACCACGGGAAAGGGGAAAAGGTACAGGTGGAGTTCGTCTCGGTCAATCCCACCGGGCCCCTGCACGTGGGCCACGGAAGGGGAGCCTTCGTGGGCGATGCCATCACCCGGCTGTTGCAGTGCGTGGGCTACCAGGTCCATAGGGAGTATTACATAAACGACGCCGGCAACCAGATCGACAAGCTGGGCCGCTCGGTGCTGGCCCGCTTGAATCAGATCTGGGGCCGGTCCTTTGAGTTTCCCGAGGGGGGATATCAGGGCGAGTACCTCAAGGATTTCGCCGCCCGGCTGGATTCCGAGCAGGGTGACCGGCTAAAGGCCCTTCCGCCCGACCAACTGCTGTCCGAGGCCACCAGGATCTCGCGGGACGGCATGCTGGAGAACCTGAAGCTGTCGTTAAAAGACCTGAAGGTGGAGTTCGATGAATGGTTCTCCGAGGTCGGCCTGGTGGGATCCGGGGCCATCAGCAGATCATTGGAAGAACTGAAGAAGAAGGGCTATCTCTACGATCAGGACGGGGCGCAGTTCTTCAAGGCCAGCGAGTTTGGCGACGAGAAGGACCGGGTGGTGATAAAATCCACCGGCGAGCACACCTACTTTGCGGCCGACATCGCCTACATGCTGAACAAGTTCGGCCGGGGGTTCAAAAGGCTGATCTACGTCTGGGGGGCCGACCACCACGGGGACGTTCCCCGCATGAAGGGCGCCGCTAAGGCCCTGGGGCACGATCCGGATTCGCTGGAGTTCATCCTGATGCAGATGGTCCGCCTGATCGAGGAGGGCCGGGAGGTCAAGTTCTCCAAGCGCAGCGGGGTGATCGTCACCCTGGACGAACTGCGGGACGAGGTGGGGCCGGACGTGATGCGGTATTTCTTTCTGATGCGGCGCAGCGAGAGCCAGTTCGATTTCGACCTGGACCTGGCCCGCAAGCACTCGGACGAGAATCCGGTGTTCTACGTTCAGTACGCCCATGCCCGGATCTGCAGCATCATCGACCATGCCCGGGAGAAGGGCATCGCCCGGGCCAAGAGCGATCTGAGTCTGCTCAAGGAGAAGGAGGAGATAAACCTTATCAAAACCCTGCTGGAGTTTCCCGAGGTGGTGCTGGGGGCGGCCCTGGCCCGGGAGCCGCACCGCCTGCCGACCTACCTTCAGGATCTGGCCGGGGTGTTCCATGCTTTTTATCATCAGCACCGGGTGGTCACCGACGACGCCGGCCTGACCCAGGCCCGGCTGGACCTGTGCGACGCCGCCCGGATAGTGTTCGCCAACGGGCTGGGGCTTTTGGGGGTCAGCGCCCCGGAGAAGATGTGAGGTCGATATATGAATCATAACCCAGATTACTTTCAACACGAAGCCCAGTACCAACGGAAGAAGGCTAAGGGTTTGAATGGTTGGAATGATGACAAGGACTGGAGCGAATGGCGGGCGGAAATACTCGGCTTGATCACTTCAGCCGATTTTCCCAAGGCGGGAAAAGTTCTGGAGCTGGGCTGCGGGGCCGGGGATGTGGCCCTGTTATTTGCGGAAAAAGGATATCAAGTATCGGGTATTGACATTGCTCCAACAGCCGTCGAGTGGGCCAGAGAGAAGGCTCTCAAGGCAGGCATTAAAGCGGATTTTGAAGTCGGTGATGTTACGAACCTGGGAAGATGGAAAGACGAGGAGTTTGACATCGTGATCGACGGACACTGCCTTCACTGCATCATCGGCGGGGACAGGGCTAAGGTTCTCAAGGAAACTTACCGGGTGCTGAAGCCAAAGGGTGTCTTTTACGTATGCACCATGTGCGGTGAACCGAGAATCTCGGAGATAAGGGAAGCTTTTGATCCGGAAACGCGGCTCCTGATGTTCAACGGGATAGTAAACAGGTATTTAGGGAAGCCCGGGGATATTATAAAGGAATTGGAAAAAGAAGGTTTTAATATCTTGAAGCAAGAGGTTCGGGAGGTAAAGGACAACCAGGATGACCAGGACAATTTGCTGGTGCTGGCGGGCAAATAACTGAATTTCATTTTACTCGGAAAAGACAAGAAGGGAACCATGCGCTACAAAGATGCGGGCGTCAACATCGACGCCGGGACCGAATCGGTCCAAAGGATAAAAAAACTGGTCCGCTCCACCTTCACCAGGAACGTGCTGACCGACATCGGCGGCTTCGGCGCCCTGTTCGACGGCTCGCTGAAGGGCTACCGGGAACCGGTGCTGGTCTCCTCCTGCGACGGGGTGGGCACCAAGCTCAAAGTGGCCCTGATGGCCAACAGGCACGACACGGTGGGCCAGGACCTGGTCAACCACTGCGTCAACGACATCCTGGTGCAGGGAGCACGGCCGCTGTTCTTCATGGATTACGCCGCCTTCGGGCGGCTGGATCCCAGGATCCTGGAGCAGGTGGTAAAGGGCTTTGCCAAGGCCTGCCAGGAGAACGGCTGTTCGCTGATCGGCGGGGAGACCGCCGAGATGCCCGGCATGTATGCCATCGGCGATTACGACCTGGCGGGGTTCATCGTGGGGGTGGTGGAGAAGAAGAAGCTGATCACCGGAAGGAGCATCAAGCCCGGAGACCTGGTGATAGGCCTGTCCACCAACGGACTGCAGACCAACGGCTATTCGCTGGCCCGCAAGATCCTCTTTGAAAAATGCCGATACCAGACCAATACCTATCTTCCGGAAATAAAGTCCACCGCGGGCGAGGCCATGCTCAAGGTCCATCCGTCCTTCCTGGGGGCGGTCTCTCCGCTGTTGGACAAGGGTCTGATCAAGGGTATGGCCCATATCACCGGCGGCGGGTTTTTGGACAACATCCCCCGGGTCCTGCCGGAGAAATGCGGGGTGGAGATCTCTCTCGGCTCCTGGCCGGTCCTGCCGATATTCGACCTTCTGCAAAAGAAGGGCAAGGTTCCGCAGGACGACATGTACCGGACGTTCAACATGGGGATAGGATTTGTTTTGATAGTGGCCGAGAGGGATGCGAACGAAACGTTGAAACCGTTTAAAACGACCAAACCGTATGTGATCGGCCGGGTGGTAAAGGGAAATAAGAAAGTGAAATTGTTTTGACCCCTCTCCAGCCTCTCCCCCGAAAGGAGAGAGGATAATTATTGGGAAGTGATAGTATGAAGATCCTCGTCAACGAAATAGCCCAGGAGATAGCTTCCGGTTCGCTGGTGTCCGATGCCGCCCGGCTTTACAAGAACAACGCCGATCTGTTCATCCGCAACGGATTCCCCTGCGGCCGGGACGTCAGGCTGGAGGACGGCGACCGGCTGGTGCTGATCAAAAAGGGCGAGATGCCCAAACGCGAGGAGCTGGAGCATCTGCTGATGGCCCGGCACACTCCCGGGGTCCACGAGCGGCTGAAGAACGCCACGGTGGGCATCGCCGGGTGCGGCGGGCTGGGATCCACCGCCGCCGTGGCCCTGGCCCGGGCGGGGATCGGCAAACTGATCATCGCCGATTTCGATGTGGTGGAGCCGTCCAACCTGAACCGCCAGCAGTATTTCGTGGAGCACATCGGCCAGCCCAAGGTGGAGGCCCTTAAGGAGATCATCCAAAAGGCCAATCCCTTTGCCGAGGTGGAATGCCATCAGGTGCGCATCACCCCGGATAATGTAGCCCATCTTTATAAAACGGCCGATATTATCGTTGAAGCCTTCGACCTGGCCGACCAGAAGCTGATGCTGGCCGAGGCGGTCCAGAAACAGATGCCGGACAAGCCCCTGGTGATCGGCAACGGCATGGCCGGCTGGGGCGACAACAATCTTTTAAGGACCCGGAAAGTGGGAAATATCCACATCTGCGGCGACGAGGTCAGCGAGGCCGGGCCGGGCATGGGCCTGATGGCTCCCCGGGTGGGCCTGGCCGCCTGCATGGAGGCCAACCAGGCGCTGGAGATCCTGCTGGGGCCGGATCCCAGGATCCAGAGCTTCGTCGAACAGGAAAAACAAAATCTTTTGAATATAAAACAACCCAAAGGGGAAAGATGCTGAAGGTCAACGGGCAGGACCATCCCTGGCATCCGGGGCTGACCGTGGCCCTGCTGTTAAAGGAAAAGAATTACATATTTCACGCCATCATCGTCAGGGTCAACGACAAATACGTTCCCGGCGAGGATTACGATAAAACAGCCGTCAACCAGGGCGACGACGTCCAGGCCATCCATCTGATAACCGGCGGCTGATTCTGCCATGCGTTCTTTCATGATCTTCATATTCATCTCCCTGGCCATCCTGATCTACGCCCTGGTCAATTTCTATATCTTTTCCAAGGGGTGGCAGTCACTGGACGGCGTCCGCCGGGAATGGCGGCTGGCCTATGGGGTGGTCTTCATCGCCCTTGCCCTGTCGTTCATAGCCGGACGATTCTTGGAGAGGGCAGGCAGCAGCGTTTTTACCGATATTTTGGTATGGACGGGCTCGTTATGGCTGGCGGTGATGCTGTACGGCTTTCTGGCCTCGGTGCTGTCCGATATCCTGCTCTTGGCGGCAAATCTGTTTAAGGTTAAGACACTCCAGTTTCTGCTGACCGGTATCGCCGGAAAATTGTGGACATTCATTGCTGTTGCCGGGCTGATACTGATCATCACCCTGGCCGGGTTCTTAAACGCCTGCAATGTCCGGGTCAAGAAGCTGGAACTGAATATCCCGAAAAATGCCGGGCAGCTCAAAGAATTGAACATTACCATGGCCTCGGACATCCATCTGGGCACCATCATCGGCAACGGGCGGCTGGGAAGGCTGGTGGACAAGATCAACGCCACCGAGCCGGACCTGGTGATCCTGGCCGGGGACATCGTGGACGAGGACATCGGGCCGGTGATCCGCGGGGACATGGGCCAGAGGCTCAAGGAAATACAGGCCCGCTACGGTGTGATCGGCATCACCGGAAACCACGAATATATCGGCGGGGTCAAGAAGGCGGGGGAATACCTGGAGGCCCACGGCATAAAAATGCTGATGGATGACAAGGTGCTGATCGCCGATGCTCTATGGATAGTGGGACGCAAGGACCGCAGCGGGGCCAGGTTCGACGGAAGCCCCAGAAAGCCGTTGAAAGATATCCTCTCCGGCCTCGATCAAAATTTGCCGGTGATCCTGCTGGACCACCAGCCCTTCGCTCTGGAAGATGCCGTGTCCAACGGCATCGACCTTCAGCTGTCGGGCCACACCCATCACGGACAGCTGTGGCCGCTGAACCTCATCACCAACCGGGTCTATGAAAAAAGCTGGGGATATCTGAGAAAAGGAAGCACCCATTATTATATCTCCAGCGGGGCCGGCACCTGGGGGCCGCCGGTGCGGATCGGGAACAGCCCGGAGATCGTCAGCCTCAAGATCAGTTTCAATAAATAAATACCTTCAGGAATTTTCAGACAGATGCTATCAGACCAATTCGGCAGAAAAGTGAACTATCTCCGGGTGTCGGTCACCGACCGCTGCAACCTGCGTTGCCGCTACTGCATCCCCCAGGATGGCGTATCGTTGAAAAAGCACGATGATATGCTGAGCTTCGAGGAGATCGAGACCATCGTCCGGGCCGGGGTGGAGCTGGGCATCAACAAGGTGCGCCTGACCGGCGGCGAACCCCTGTTGCGAAAGGGCTTTCCGGAGCTGGTGAAAAAACTGGCGGCCATCGAGGGCCTCAAGGACCTGGCCCTGACCAGCAACGGCATTTTGCTGGGGCCCCTGGCCCGGGAACTGAAGCAGGCCGGCATCAAGCGGGTCAACGTCAGCCTGGACACCCTTAAGCCCGAAAGGTTCAAACAGATGACCGGCAGCGACCAGTGGCAGCAGGCCAAGGAGGGGTTCGAGAAGGCCCTGACGGCGGGCTTTGAACAGGTGAAGCTCAATGTGGTGGCGATAGCCGGCTATAATGACGACGAGGTGGAGGACTTCGTCAAATACGCCATGGACAAGCCGATACAGCTTCGGTTCATCGAATTCATGCCGGTGGGCAATAAATTTTGGGAGAAGGGCAAACAGCTGAATTCAAAGCAGCTGATAGAGCGGATATCAAAAATCACCGCCATCGTTTCGCTGCCTCCTTTGAAAAATTCGGTCGCCGAGGAATATCAGATAGTGGGCAGCCCGGCCACCCTGGGTTTTATTTCCCCCCTGTCGCATTCCTTCTGCCGCGGCTGCAACCGTCTGCGCCTGACGGCCGACGGCTTCCTGAAGCCTTGCCTGGCCTCCAAGTACGAGGTCAACATCAAGGTCCCGGTTCGGGCCGGGCACGCCGGCAACGAACTGCGCCGGGTTTTTTATGAGGCCATGCGGCTGAAACCCAAGGCCCATAAGATGGACCAGGGATTCTCGGACAATACCCGGCATATGGCCGAGGTGGGAGGATGATGAAAAATGAAAAATGAAGAATCAAAAATCAAAGGTATTGTCAAATTGACTCATGTTGGCTCCAATGGCCGGGCCCGGATGGTGGACGTCACCGAAAAAGAAAGGACCCGACGGATGGCCGCGGCCTCCGGCCGGGTGAAGATGAAGCCGGCCACCCTCGATCTGATCATAAAAAA is a genomic window containing:
- a CDS encoding metallophosphoesterase translates to MRSFMIFIFISLAILIYALVNFYIFSKGWQSLDGVRREWRLAYGVVFIALALSFIAGRFLERAGSSVFTDILVWTGSLWLAVMLYGFLASVLSDILLLAANLFKVKTLQFLLTGIAGKLWTFIAVAGLILIITLAGFLNACNVRVKKLELNIPKNAGQLKELNITMASDIHLGTIIGNGRLGRLVDKINATEPDLVILAGDIVDEDIGPVIRGDMGQRLKEIQARYGVIGITGNHEYIGGVKKAGEYLEAHGIKMLMDDKVLIADALWIVGRKDRSGARFDGSPRKPLKDILSGLDQNLPVILLDHQPFALEDAVSNGIDLQLSGHTHHGQLWPLNLITNRVYEKSWGYLRKGSTHYYISSGAGTWGPPVRIGNSPEIVSLKISFNK
- the argS gene encoding arginine--tRNA ligase, yielding MIKDYLRKNISQTIEQILGVNIPLAEIGLEKPKQDGHGDWSTNIALNLSKSLKENPRKLADRITASLKLDPELVSQTEVAGPGFINFKLASGWLYSELVTLLDRKNSFGCCDHGKGEKVQVEFVSVNPTGPLHVGHGRGAFVGDAITRLLQCVGYQVHREYYINDAGNQIDKLGRSVLARLNQIWGRSFEFPEGGYQGEYLKDFAARLDSEQGDRLKALPPDQLLSEATRISRDGMLENLKLSLKDLKVEFDEWFSEVGLVGSGAISRSLEELKKKGYLYDQDGAQFFKASEFGDEKDRVVIKSTGEHTYFAADIAYMLNKFGRGFKRLIYVWGADHHGDVPRMKGAAKALGHDPDSLEFILMQMVRLIEEGREVKFSKRSGVIVTLDELRDEVGPDVMRYFFLMRRSESQFDFDLDLARKHSDENPVFYVQYAHARICSIIDHAREKGIARAKSDLSLLKEKEEINLIKTLLEFPEVVLGAALAREPHRLPTYLQDLAGVFHAFYHQHRVVTDDAGLTQARLDLCDAARIVFANGLGLLGVSAPEKM
- the moaA gene encoding GTP 3',8-cyclase MoaA; this encodes MLSDQFGRKVNYLRVSVTDRCNLRCRYCIPQDGVSLKKHDDMLSFEEIETIVRAGVELGINKVRLTGGEPLLRKGFPELVKKLAAIEGLKDLALTSNGILLGPLARELKQAGIKRVNVSLDTLKPERFKQMTGSDQWQQAKEGFEKALTAGFEQVKLNVVAIAGYNDDEVEDFVKYAMDKPIQLRFIEFMPVGNKFWEKGKQLNSKQLIERISKITAIVSLPPLKNSVAEEYQIVGSPATLGFISPLSHSFCRGCNRLRLTADGFLKPCLASKYEVNIKVPVRAGHAGNELRRVFYEAMRLKPKAHKMDQGFSDNTRHMAEVGG
- the rsfS gene encoding ribosome silencing factor, with the translated sequence MAKIILKKRKKASSASASDVLKKRPAARSRIKPGTAKAKSLARKKPAAPKIKTPAKVLVAGPGQLLAREIAQLTLNKKAFDVTVLDVRGLSTAADFFVIASGATDIQIRAIRRAIEEGLQPKGIKALHIEGEKTASWLLMDYVDVVVHIMQPRVRDYYNLEALWGDAPREEIKE
- a CDS encoding methyltransferase domain-containing protein, translated to MNHNPDYFQHEAQYQRKKAKGLNGWNDDKDWSEWRAEILGLITSADFPKAGKVLELGCGAGDVALLFAEKGYQVSGIDIAPTAVEWAREKALKAGIKADFEVGDVTNLGRWKDEEFDIVIDGHCLHCIIGGDRAKVLKETYRVLKPKGVFYVCTMCGEPRISEIREAFDPETRLLMFNGIVNRYLGKPGDIIKELEKEGFNILKQEVREVKDNQDDQDNLLVLAGK
- the purM gene encoding phosphoribosylformylglycinamidine cyclo-ligase, giving the protein MRYKDAGVNIDAGTESVQRIKKLVRSTFTRNVLTDIGGFGALFDGSLKGYREPVLVSSCDGVGTKLKVALMANRHDTVGQDLVNHCVNDILVQGARPLFFMDYAAFGRLDPRILEQVVKGFAKACQENGCSLIGGETAEMPGMYAIGDYDLAGFIVGVVEKKKLITGRSIKPGDLVIGLSTNGLQTNGYSLARKILFEKCRYQTNTYLPEIKSTAGEAMLKVHPSFLGAVSPLLDKGLIKGMAHITGGGFLDNIPRVLPEKCGVEISLGSWPVLPIFDLLQKKGKVPQDDMYRTFNMGIGFVLIVAERDANETLKPFKTTKPYVIGRVVKGNKKVKLF
- the thiF gene encoding sulfur carrier protein ThiS adenylyltransferase ThiF, whose translation is MKILVNEIAQEIASGSLVSDAARLYKNNADLFIRNGFPCGRDVRLEDGDRLVLIKKGEMPKREELEHLLMARHTPGVHERLKNATVGIAGCGGLGSTAAVALARAGIGKLIIADFDVVEPSNLNRQQYFVEHIGQPKVEALKEIIQKANPFAEVECHQVRITPDNVAHLYKTADIIVEAFDLADQKLMLAEAVQKQMPDKPLVIGNGMAGWGDNNLLRTRKVGNIHICGDEVSEAGPGMGLMAPRVGLAACMEANQALEILLGPDPRIQSFVEQEKQNLLNIKQPKGERC
- the thiS gene encoding sulfur carrier protein ThiS — protein: MLKVNGQDHPWHPGLTVALLLKEKNYIFHAIIVRVNDKYVPGEDYDKTAVNQGDDVQAIHLITGG
- a CDS encoding LytR C-terminal domain-containing protein, whose amino-acid sequence is MSPVDFKNRPAKTGRNKYLPLAVIFLIIVLAVIGGSVYLRWRQNRQADLKQRKAQIRVEVLNGTKKSGLGQEVAQQLRKSGFDVVDIANAENDSFPETVVVDRADDGQSNAILVAKELRCKNIIPQIEPTSLLEVTVIIGQDHLKEKKKGFLGISF